From Mya arenaria isolate MELC-2E11 chromosome 1, ASM2691426v1, a single genomic window includes:
- the LOC128238096 gene encoding PDF receptor-like, giving the protein MEKEQEHNEYCPLEYTYNTTDGLYCNATWDTILCWPAARAGVTIRLPCPPLPGLDPDKFGYRTCGPEGRWEGKFPGDYSLPRGYTNYTNCYTPETLDLYKKFFLNKSPAQKQMMKDVLNATRTMEVVGLWLSLVSSLISLFIFCYFRSLRCHRTRIHRNLFLSIIVQVFIRLIVYVDQFVARMQGGEIGGTSSGSSGAIYDTPVLCEILYSLVEYTKTVSFMWMLIEGMYLHNQIAVSVFSKKPNYVVFYAMGWGLPIPVTVAWCITLAFTYKRKCWYAYYFLPTIWIIEVPRILIIAINLLFLLNIIRVLVLKLQNSHTNEAQYIKVRKAIKAALFLLPLLGITNFLVMIEPDKEPVKFAIWSFTSHFLTTFQGFIISLLYCFLNGEVQITLKKRWDRFRQRRMVHNSSFRRLSRSFSVFTSLTEVPHSANQNRAQSTTSNASSLNGHGVPLLRDIMARQESGV; this is encoded by the exons ATGGCCTCTACTGCAATGCGACATGGGACACGATATTGTGTTGGCCTGCGGCCCGGGCGGGAGTCACAATTCGCCTTCCATGTCCACCACTCCCGGGCCTCGATCCGGATA AGTTTGGTTATCGGACATGCGGGCCGGAGGGACGATGGGAGGGCAAGTTCCCGGGTGACTACAGCTTGCCCCGGGGATACACGAACTACACAAACTGTTACACGCCTGAAACACTCGACCTCTACAAAAAGTTTTTTCTCAACAAATCACCCGCTCAAAAACAG ATGATGAAAGACGTTTTAAATGCTACAAGGACGATGGAAGTCGTCGGATTATGGCTGTCTCTTGTTTCATCCCTTATTtcattattcatattttgcTACTTTAG GAGCCTAAGATGTCATCGAACTCGGATACATCGAAATCTTTTTCTGTCCATCATTGTTCAGGTCTTCATACGTCTCATCGTGTACGTGGACCAGTTCGTAGCTCGCATGCAGGGAGGCGAGATTGGCGGCACATCTAGTGGCTCGAGTGGAGCGATTTATGACACG CCGGTGCTCTGTGAGATCCTATACTCACTAGTAGAATACACGAAGACTGTCTCTTTCATGTGGATGTTGATTGAAGGCATGTATCTCCACAACCAGATAGCTGTCTCAGTCTTCTCCAAGAAACCAAACTACGTCGTCTTTTATGCAATGGGTTGGG GCCTTCCAATCCCAGTAACGGTGGCATGGTGTATAACGCTGGCGTTCACTTATAAAAGAAA ATGCTGGTATGCGTATTATTTTCTCCCTACAATTTGGATTATAGAAGTTCCGAGGATACTAATTATAGCG ATCAACCTACTGTTTCTATTGAACATCATACGAGTCCTGGTTTTAAAACTGCAAAACAGCCACACAAACGAGGCTCAATATATAAAAGTCAG GAAAGCGATCAAAGCCGCCTTGTTCCTTCTACCATTACTGGGTATTACAAATTTCCTCGTAATGATCGAGCCTGACAAGGAACCGGTGAAGTTCGCTATCTGGTCATTCACATCACATTTCCTCACTACTTTCCAAGGGTTCATCATCTCACTTCTTTACTGCTTCTTGAACGGCGAG GTTCAAATCACGCTGAAAAAGCGCTGGGATCGATTTAGGCAGCGTCGAATGGTGCATAATTCTAGCTTTAGGCGCCTGAGCAGATCATTTTCTGTATTTACCTCCCTTACCGAGGTACCTCATTCAGCCAATCAG aATCGTGCACAAAGCACAACGTCTAATGCTTCTTCGTTAAATGGTCATGGTGTACCATTGTTAAGAGACATCATGGCGAGGCAAGAATCCGGAGTGTAA